One Phocaeicola dorei genomic region harbors:
- a CDS encoding EpsG family protein, whose protein sequence is MSGIDHIFLYSLAFFLLLYFSIKNDKCHTRKEVFKLFIPSALFYALIEALRYDRGVDYLHYKDIYEVGYFEGTQLLFDCLNELLKNIGFSFTGALFVYEIILLCGICFLISSYSLKEGRWMYFFAILSMLVLHENLIRQFVGMPFIFIAVHFMFEKKWSKMIIALLCANLIHSGTIFAFPFIAFSYYFFHLKIKAEIALLLLSVSYYLLNIDVGSLFSEVLQRINFGVLLFSDHLLHYVEESDRWLGADSILEGAQQSIITKSFQFIFECSIIMSSYIALCLRQEQKVQCFYNIMVFAFFMCRLVHGYEILARMFGQLYIYWFIPFGYSLYIFSKNQVALRSKGYLGLMRGCIIIACSYLCLYWGRFIYLNPEAVFIWN, encoded by the coding sequence ATGTCTGGAATTGACCACATATTTCTGTATTCTTTGGCTTTCTTTCTATTATTGTATTTTAGTATTAAAAACGATAAATGTCATACTAGAAAAGAGGTTTTTAAATTGTTTATTCCTTCTGCTTTGTTTTATGCACTTATTGAAGCTTTAAGATATGATAGAGGAGTTGATTATTTGCATTATAAAGATATTTATGAAGTTGGATATTTTGAGGGTACACAATTGTTATTTGATTGTTTAAATGAGTTATTAAAAAACATTGGTTTTAGTTTTACAGGTGCTTTGTTTGTTTATGAAATAATTTTGTTATGCGGTATTTGTTTTTTAATATCTTCTTATTCTTTAAAGGAAGGCAGATGGATGTATTTCTTTGCCATTCTTTCGATGTTGGTATTACATGAAAATTTGATTCGACAATTTGTAGGGATGCCTTTTATATTTATTGCAGTCCATTTTATGTTTGAAAAGAAATGGTCGAAAATGATAATAGCTTTGTTATGTGCAAATCTAATTCATTCAGGTACTATTTTTGCATTTCCGTTTATTGCTTTTTCCTATTATTTTTTTCATTTAAAAATTAAAGCTGAGATTGCTTTATTGTTACTAAGTGTTTCTTATTATTTGTTGAATATAGATGTTGGATCTTTATTCTCAGAGGTATTGCAGAGAATAAATTTTGGAGTTTTGCTCTTTTCTGATCATTTATTGCACTATGTAGAAGAGTCTGATCGTTGGTTGGGTGCGGATTCTATTCTTGAAGGTGCTCAACAATCTATAATAACCAAATCTTTTCAATTTATATTTGAATGCTCAATTATTATGTCATCATATATAGCACTTTGTTTACGTCAAGAACAAAAAGTTCAATGTTTTTATAATATTATGGTTTTTGCATTTTTTATGTGTCGATTGGTGCATGGATATGAAATATTGGCTAGAATGTTTGGGCAATTATATATATATTGGTTTATACCTTTTGGATATTCTCTTTATATTTTTTCAAAAAATCAGGTTGCCTTACGCTCAAAAGGGTATTTAGGATTGATGCGAGGATGTATAATCATTGCTTGTTCTTATTTATGTCTATATTGGGGACGTTTTATTTATTTAAATCCTGAGGCTGTTTTTATTTGGAATTGA